One Natrinema longum genomic window carries:
- the thsB gene encoding thermosome subunit beta yields the protein MSQRMQQGQPMIVMSEDSQRVKDKDAQDYNISAARAVAEAVRSTLGPKGMDKMLVDSMGSVTITNDGVTILKEMDIDNPTAEMIIEVAETQEDEAGDGTTTAVAIAGELLKNAEDLLEQDIHPTAIIKGFHLASEQAREEIDDIATDIDTDDEELLRKTAETSMTGKGTEVNKEYLAQLIVEAIRQVTVEDENGDNVVDLEFLNIETQTGRSAGESDLLEGGIIDKDPTHDNMPTEATDADILLLNEAIEVEETDVDTEVSVTDPDQLQKFLDREEKQLREKVDTIADLGADVVFCQKGIDDLAQHYLAKEGILAVRRAKKSDLEFLQEVVGASIVSDLESATAEDLGFGDVTRDEEDELFYVEGEDAHGVTLLLRGSTDHVVDELERGVNDALDVVAQTVSDGRVLAGGGAIEVELAGRLRDYADSVSGREQLAVEAFADSLELVPRVLAGNAGLDSIDTLVDLRAAHDDGQITAGLNVFSGDVEDTFEAGVVEPAHAKEQAVTSAAEAANLVLKIDDIISAGDLSTDKGDDEEGGPGGAPGGMGGMGGGMGGMM from the coding sequence ATGAGTCAGCGAATGCAGCAGGGCCAGCCGATGATCGTAATGAGCGAGGACTCCCAGCGCGTCAAGGACAAGGACGCGCAGGATTACAACATCAGCGCCGCCCGTGCGGTCGCTGAAGCAGTTCGCTCCACACTCGGACCGAAGGGCATGGACAAGATGCTCGTCGACTCCATGGGATCGGTGACGATCACCAACGACGGCGTCACCATCCTCAAGGAGATGGACATCGACAACCCGACGGCCGAGATGATCATCGAGGTCGCCGAGACCCAGGAGGACGAAGCGGGCGACGGCACCACGACGGCCGTCGCGATCGCCGGCGAACTCCTCAAGAACGCCGAGGACCTCCTCGAGCAGGACATCCACCCGACGGCGATCATCAAGGGCTTCCACCTCGCGAGCGAGCAGGCCCGCGAGGAGATCGACGACATCGCGACCGACATCGACACCGACGACGAAGAACTGCTGCGCAAAACGGCGGAAACCTCGATGACCGGCAAGGGCACCGAGGTCAACAAGGAGTATCTCGCCCAGCTGATCGTCGAAGCCATCCGTCAGGTCACCGTCGAAGACGAGAACGGCGACAACGTCGTCGACCTCGAGTTCCTCAACATCGAGACCCAGACCGGCCGCAGCGCCGGCGAATCCGACCTCCTCGAAGGGGGCATCATCGACAAGGACCCCACCCACGACAACATGCCCACCGAGGCGACGGACGCCGACATCCTGCTGCTCAACGAGGCCATCGAGGTCGAGGAGACCGACGTCGACACCGAAGTCTCCGTCACCGACCCCGATCAGCTCCAGAAGTTCCTCGACCGCGAGGAGAAACAGCTCCGCGAGAAGGTCGATACGATCGCCGACCTCGGCGCGGACGTCGTCTTCTGCCAGAAGGGCATCGACGACCTCGCCCAGCACTACCTCGCCAAGGAAGGCATCCTCGCAGTCCGCCGTGCCAAGAAGTCCGACCTCGAGTTCCTCCAAGAGGTCGTCGGCGCGTCGATCGTCTCCGACCTCGAGAGCGCGACCGCCGAGGACCTCGGCTTCGGTGACGTCACCCGCGACGAGGAGGACGAACTCTTCTACGTCGAGGGCGAGGACGCCCACGGCGTCACGCTCCTGCTTCGGGGCTCGACCGACCACGTCGTCGACGAACTCGAGCGCGGCGTCAACGACGCGCTCGACGTCGTCGCACAGACCGTCTCCGACGGCCGCGTGCTGGCCGGCGGCGGTGCGATCGAAGTCGAGCTCGCCGGTCGCCTGCGCGACTACGCCGACTCCGTCTCCGGCCGCGAGCAGCTGGCCGTCGAAGCCTTCGCCGACTCGCTCGAGCTCGTCCCGCGCGTCCTCGCCGGGAACGCGGGACTGGACTCGATCGACACGCTCGTCGACCTGCGTGCGGCCCACGACGACGGCCAGATCACGGCCGGTCTGAACGTCTTCTCGGGCGACGTCGAGGACACCTTCGAGGCCGGCGTCGTCGAACCGGCCCACGCCAAGGAACAGGCCGTCACCTCCGCCGCCGAAGCGGCCAACCTCGTGCTCAAAATCGACGACATCATCTCCGCCGGTGACCTGTCGACCGACAAGGGCGACGACGAGGAAGGCGGCCCCGGCGGCGCGCCCGGCGGCATGGGCGGCATGGGCGGCGGCATGGGCGGCATGATGTGA